Proteins encoded by one window of Streptomyces uncialis:
- a CDS encoding cellulose binding domain-containing protein: MRRIPHRRSRSLAACALTLALGGALAAVPAAANAAEGPLAVQYRTSSSGAAASQAAPWLKVRNTGAAPVALGTVKLRYYFKADSANAVYRYSCDWAVKGCANVTGTFGALATPTATADRYLEIGFTAAAGSLAPGADSGDIQVRFHRSDWQELVQSDDHSFGAGQSAYSDWTKVTARVSGTVVWGTEPGGPVVPPPGPVLFDDFDYTAHSDPRLAANGWFLRTYSGGPGVPGATWSPQNISFAAADGNSVMKLETSTSGTAASTRQTEIATSAMKFRKGTYAARVKFSDAPAQGPDGDHVVQTFFAINDLKAPMADDYAEYDFEYLPNGGWGETSNIFYTTSWETYDPNTGQAVNQHTVARSSHGGWRDLVVTIDDNDIRYYVDGTLFSTHGAAYLPERPMVIAFNQWLTDLTGQTSTSPRTYEQQVDYVLHVKDQVLTPAQVAAKVGAYRTAGRTFEDTVTP; this comes from the coding sequence ATGAGAAGAATCCCCCACAGACGGTCGCGTTCCCTCGCGGCCTGCGCGCTCACACTGGCACTCGGTGGTGCGCTCGCCGCGGTCCCCGCGGCCGCGAACGCCGCCGAGGGCCCGCTCGCCGTCCAGTACCGCACCAGCTCCTCCGGGGCCGCCGCCTCACAGGCCGCTCCCTGGCTGAAGGTCCGCAACACCGGGGCCGCCCCGGTGGCCCTCGGCACGGTGAAGCTGCGCTACTACTTCAAGGCCGACTCGGCGAACGCCGTGTACCGCTACTCCTGCGACTGGGCCGTCAAGGGCTGCGCCAACGTCACCGGGACGTTCGGTGCGCTCGCCACCCCCACGGCGACCGCCGACCGCTATCTGGAGATCGGGTTCACCGCCGCCGCGGGTTCCCTCGCCCCGGGCGCCGACTCGGGTGACATACAGGTGCGTTTCCACCGATCCGACTGGCAGGAGCTCGTACAGAGCGACGACCACTCCTTCGGCGCCGGGCAGAGCGCGTACAGCGACTGGACGAAGGTCACCGCGCGGGTGTCCGGCACGGTCGTGTGGGGGACGGAGCCCGGCGGTCCGGTGGTTCCGCCGCCTGGTCCGGTGCTGTTCGACGATTTCGACTACACGGCGCACAGCGATCCGCGGCTCGCGGCCAACGGCTGGTTCCTGCGGACGTACTCGGGCGGTCCCGGTGTCCCCGGCGCCACCTGGTCCCCGCAGAACATCAGCTTCGCCGCGGCGGACGGCAACTCCGTCATGAAGCTGGAGACCTCCACCTCGGGGACCGCGGCGAGCACCCGGCAGACCGAGATCGCCACCTCGGCGATGAAGTTCAGGAAGGGCACGTACGCGGCGCGGGTCAAGTTCAGCGACGCGCCGGCGCAGGGGCCCGACGGCGACCACGTCGTGCAGACGTTCTTCGCCATCAACGACCTCAAGGCGCCGATGGCCGACGACTACGCCGAGTACGACTTCGAGTACCTGCCCAACGGCGGCTGGGGCGAGACGTCGAACATCTTCTACACCACCTCGTGGGAGACGTACGACCCGAACACCGGGCAGGCCGTCAACCAGCACACGGTGGCCCGCAGCAGTCACGGCGGCTGGCGGGACCTCGTCGTCACCATCGACGACAACGACATCCGGTACTACGTCGACGGCACGCTGTTCAGCACGCACGGCGCCGCGTATCTCCCCGAGCGCCCGATGGTGATCGCTTTCAACCAGTGGCTGACGGACCTCACCGGTCAGACCTCCACCTCGCCGCGTACCTATGAGCAGCAGGTCGACTATGTGCTGCATGTCAAGGACCAGGTGCTGACCCCGGCCCAGGTCGCGGCGAAGGTGGGCGCGTACCGGACGGCGGGCCGGACGTTCGAGGACACCGTGACCCCGTGA
- a CDS encoding HtaA domain-containing protein — MSMPRSRRLAALAALTVVSVGTGVLAVPASAAPGVVTAAPAAAAAVQEGSTSASSPILLTGQSAWAFKTSWVNYVLAMRGSVNVADGATQGTGGLIGYPVKHGSVDPAGRDADVRFGGSVTYAVPDHGITAITLASPRIVLKDGEGTLYMNVTTDLVAGEAPVTTADVPFAKLTATAGALDGDTIDWTGITSTLTEEGSQIFAYRGAPMYPAGSALEPLAVSGKVSVPTLTVSQVKGLGAETEVTVTGKGYRPGRGVYLAQTVALPGDTYPGVFGNAAYIRQVGADGTFTSTLKLTEKFTPAGAVPPPPVDCRVTACFVATFNSHDGADRTWMPSRAQDVAQPLQFGSAAAVTTQPRSATVRSGANAVFTAAATGSDSVRWERSTDRGATWKTVADATSTTLSVKATAAQSTHRYRAVFVNAVGETATSAATLTVTAIPTRITSLNAGPEPVGKGGKLTVTGTLQTAGSTDNTWRPLARTAVVIETLPAGSRTWSRAATTTTSSAGAVSASVTVTKDGLWRARYAGTADRAAATSSSDNVDVKLRTAVSGFNASPEPVRKGRTITVKGTLRSLDGTWKNTANASVDILFKADGARSWTKQSTARTNSGGVFSKGFTAKKDGTWKAEFKATPSRLGVTSSSDRVDVR; from the coding sequence ATGTCCATGCCCCGCAGTCGCCGTCTGGCCGCCCTCGCCGCACTGACCGTCGTGTCGGTGGGCACCGGTGTCCTCGCCGTTCCCGCCTCCGCCGCCCCGGGCGTCGTCACCGCCGCACCCGCCGCCGCTGCCGCGGTACAGGAAGGGAGCACGTCCGCGTCCTCCCCCATCCTGCTCACCGGACAGTCCGCCTGGGCCTTCAAGACGTCCTGGGTCAACTACGTCCTCGCGATGCGCGGCTCGGTCAACGTCGCCGACGGTGCCACCCAGGGGACCGGCGGTCTGATCGGCTACCCCGTCAAGCACGGCTCGGTGGACCCCGCCGGGCGCGACGCCGATGTGCGCTTCGGCGGCTCGGTGACCTACGCGGTGCCCGACCACGGCATCACCGCGATCACCCTCGCCAGCCCCCGGATCGTCCTCAAGGACGGCGAGGGCACGCTCTACATGAACGTCACCACCGACCTCGTGGCCGGTGAGGCCCCCGTCACCACCGCCGATGTGCCGTTCGCCAAGCTGACGGCGACCGCCGGCGCCCTGGACGGCGACACGATCGACTGGACCGGCATCACGAGCACCCTCACCGAAGAGGGCTCGCAGATCTTCGCCTACCGGGGCGCCCCCATGTACCCGGCCGGCTCCGCGCTGGAGCCCCTCGCGGTCAGCGGCAAGGTCAGCGTCCCGACCCTGACGGTCAGCCAGGTGAAGGGCCTCGGCGCCGAGACCGAGGTCACGGTCACCGGCAAGGGCTACCGGCCCGGCCGCGGCGTGTACCTCGCGCAGACCGTCGCCCTGCCCGGCGACACCTACCCCGGCGTCTTCGGCAACGCCGCCTACATCCGCCAGGTCGGCGCCGACGGCACCTTCACCTCGACCCTGAAGCTCACCGAGAAGTTCACCCCGGCCGGCGCCGTTCCGCCGCCCCCCGTGGACTGCCGCGTCACCGCGTGCTTCGTCGCCACCTTCAACTCGCACGACGGCGCCGACCGCACCTGGATGCCCTCGCGCGCCCAGGACGTCGCCCAGCCGCTCCAGTTCGGCTCCGCCGCCGCGGTGACCACCCAGCCCAGGTCCGCCACCGTCCGCTCGGGCGCCAACGCCGTCTTCACCGCCGCGGCCACCGGCTCCGACTCGGTCCGCTGGGAGCGCAGCACCGACCGGGGCGCGACCTGGAAGACCGTCGCGGATGCCACCTCCACCACCCTGTCGGTGAAGGCCACCGCGGCCCAGAGCACCCACCGCTACCGCGCCGTGTTCGTCAACGCCGTCGGTGAGACGGCCACCTCCGCCGCGACCCTCACCGTCACCGCGATCCCCACCCGGATCACCTCCCTCAACGCCGGTCCCGAGCCGGTCGGCAAGGGCGGCAAGCTGACGGTGACCGGCACCCTCCAGACCGCCGGTTCGACGGACAACACCTGGCGCCCGCTGGCCCGTACCGCCGTCGTGATCGAGACCCTGCCCGCCGGCAGCCGCACCTGGAGCCGCGCGGCGACGACCACCACCAGCAGCGCGGGCGCCGTCTCGGCGTCGGTCACCGTCACCAAGGACGGCCTCTGGCGTGCCCGCTACGCCGGGACCGCCGACCGCGCCGCGGCCACCAGCTCCAGCGACAACGTGGACGTCAAGCTGCGCACCGCCGTCTCCGGCTTCAACGCGAGCCCGGAGCCGGTCCGCAAGGGCCGCACCATCACCGTCAAGGGCACCCTGCGCAGCCTGGACGGCACCTGGAAGAACACCGCGAACGCGTCCGTGGACATCCTGTTCAAGGCCGACGGCGCCCGGAGCTGGACCAAGCAGTCCACCGCGCGCACCAACAGCGGCGGCGTGTTCTCTAAGGGCTTCACCGCCAAGAAGGACGGCACCTGGAAGGCCGAGTTCAAGGCCACCCCGTCGCGGCTGGGCGTCACCAGCTCCAGCGACCGGGTCGACGTGCGCTGA